A window from Methanococcus voltae encodes these proteins:
- a CDS encoding DUF2118 domain-containing protein, whose translation MKIPKLYVENNIFEDNEPCEKIAVSEKEIIFLDSDEVVDNYKNTHKILYKVRYDDIRSYIDNDVLKKDIFVKYPGNHTFTHIKAGTYITCVLADSKTTYPILDAGSVVLRDGILATLKSNKGVIRYLKSPVSGTVFFMNEIFEGNNSIYLFAIVENSEVL comes from the coding sequence ATGAAAATTCCAAAATTATATGTTGAAAATAATATTTTTGAAGATAATGAACCTTGCGAAAAAATTGCAGTATCTGAAAAAGAAATTATATTTTTAGATTCTGATGAAGTTGTTGATAATTATAAAAATACTCATAAAATACTATATAAGGTTAGATATGATGATATAAGGAGTTATATAGACAACGATGTATTAAAAAAAGACATCTTTGTAAAATACCCTGGTAATCATACATTTACTCATATAAAAGCAGGAACTTATATAACTTGCGTATTGGCAGATTCTAAAACCACTTATCCTATATTGGATGCAGGAAGTGTAGTTTTAAGAGATGGAATACTTGCTACTTTAAAAAGTAATAAAGGTGTAATAAGATATTTAAAAAGCCCAGTTTCTGGAACTGTATTTTTTATGAATGAGATATTTGAAGGTAATAATAGTATCTATCTTTTTGCAATTGTGGAAAATTCTGAAGTTCTATAA
- a CDS encoding HemK2/MTQ2 family protein methyltransferase, which produces MKNVEIIKLNDLKIKTHPKVYIPAEDSELLFNNLKDVKNKTVLDVGTGSGIQALSAFKNGADYVLGVDINPYAIKTSYDNLKLNFNIENSNNLETLKIRFLYSDLFENITKSKIKKFDVILFNAPYLPTSEDEKLEKYLNYAFDGGSDGRKVLDKFIKELPKYLKKGGVVKILQSSLTNEVKTIENLKKVGIIAKKIDFKKYPFEELQLISGIYIGNKKEIKN; this is translated from the coding sequence ATGAAAAATGTAGAAATTATAAAATTAAATGATTTAAAAATAAAAACGCATCCTAAAGTATATATTCCTGCAGAAGATAGTGAATTACTCTTTAATAATTTAAAAGATGTTAAAAATAAAACCGTATTAGATGTAGGTACTGGGTCAGGGATACAGGCATTAAGTGCATTTAAAAATGGGGCAGATTATGTCTTAGGAGTAGATATAAACCCTTATGCAATAAAAACATCCTATGACAACTTAAAACTTAATTTTAATATTGAAAACTCAAATAATTTAGAAACTTTAAAAATTAGATTTTTATATAGTGATTTATTTGAAAACATTACTAAATCAAAAATTAAGAAATTTGACGTTATATTATTTAATGCTCCATATTTACCAACCTCAGAAGATGAAAAATTAGAAAAATACCTAAATTATGCTTTTGATGGAGGTTCGGATGGTAGAAAAGTTTTAGATAAATTTATAAAAGAACTTCCAAAATATCTTAAAAAAGGCGGGGTTGTAAAAATATTACAATCTTCATTAACTAATGAAGTAAAAACAATTGAAAATTTGAAGAAAGTGGGAATAATTGCTAAAAAAATAGATTTTAAAAAATACCCTTTTGAAGAATTACAACTCATATCAGGAATATATATTGGAAATAAAAAGGAAATAAAAAATTAG
- a CDS encoding RNA-binding protein produces MEIKRRYMLKKKELKQIKEELNKIIDVDDIFDKKSIVEKIITNEMDIIVLDNTPIAICKDGNIIPTLKLLLTKNSAKGRVVVDSGAVKFLANGADVMAPGIVNANPEIEEGSLVYTVEETHGKPLSVGIALMDGKTMVESKKGKAISTLHYIGDEIWKF; encoded by the coding sequence ATGGAAATTAAAAGAAGATATATGTTAAAAAAGAAAGAATTAAAACAAATAAAAGAAGAATTAAATAAAATAATTGATGTAGACGATATATTCGATAAAAAATCAATAGTAGAAAAAATAATAACAAACGAAATGGATATAATAGTATTAGATAATACTCCAATAGCAATTTGTAAAGATGGTAATATAATACCTACATTAAAACTATTATTAACTAAAAACAGTGCAAAAGGGAGGGTAGTCGTTGATAGTGGTGCAGTGAAATTTTTGGCAAACGGAGCGGATGTAATGGCACCAGGTATTGTTAACGCAAATCCTGAAATTGAAGAAGGAAGTTTGGTATATACGGTCGAAGAAACTCATGGAAAACCATTATCTGTAGGTATTGCATTAATGGATGGTAAAACAATGGTAGAATCTAAAAAAGGAAAAGCAATCTCTACTTTACATTATATTGGCGATGAAATTTGGAAATTTTAA
- a CDS encoding Nif3-like dinuclear metal center hexameric protein — MVKANEIISHIEKYAPKELAIPGDNIGIQVCDSMDKKINKIGVALDPSLDVIKKASQNNVDFLFTHHPIMKDPVRTFQGPLYEKLKILMGNGIILYSAHTNLDICKDGLNDELAKLYHLENVKNLYEDGLGRIGTFKGTVGELIKITEQNICSNPYITNYEHLKAKHTLKVAILSGYGLSQKSIEYVSKVADVYISGDLTHHSEILAIESKLCVIDGTHYGTEVYGLKNFMKKLEKLNCEIISLDF, encoded by the coding sequence ATGGTTAAAGCAAATGAAATAATATCACATATTGAAAAATATGCCCCTAAAGAGTTAGCTATTCCTGGTGATAATATAGGAATACAAGTTTGTGATTCGATGGATAAAAAAATAAATAAAATAGGGGTTGCATTAGACCCTTCATTGGATGTTATTAAAAAAGCAAGCCAAAATAACGTGGATTTTCTATTTACTCACCACCCTATAATGAAAGACCCCGTTAGAACTTTCCAAGGTCCATTATATGAAAAATTAAAGATTCTAATGGGTAATGGGATAATATTATATTCTGCACATACTAATTTAGATATTTGTAAAGATGGGTTAAATGATGAATTGGCAAAATTATACCATTTAGAAAATGTAAAAAACCTATATGAGGATGGACTTGGTAGAATTGGTACTTTTAAAGGTACTGTTGGTGAATTAATAAAGATTACAGAACAAAACATTTGCTCAAATCCCTATATAACTAATTACGAGCATTTGAAAGCAAAACATACTTTGAAAGTAGCAATTTTATCAGGTTATGGATTGTCCCAGAAAAGTATTGAATATGTAAGCAAAGTTGCAGATGTTTATATTTCTGGAGATTTAACTCATCATTCTGAAATATTGGCGATAGAATCAAAATTATGTGTTATTGATGGAACACATTATGGAACTGAAGTTTATGGTTTAAAAAACTTTATGAAAAAATTAGAAAAATTAAATTGTGAGATTATATCTTTGGATTTTTAA
- a CDS encoding gamma carbonic anhydrase family protein, which produces MAKIAKNATIIGKVIFEEDVNIWYGAVIRADMNTITIKKNSNVQDNCVVHCSKDYPTTIGEGVSVGHCAVIHGCTIGNNVLVGMNATVLNGAKIGDNCIIGANALVPQNKEIPANSLVMGVPAKVIRELTDEEVFSIKKNAEQYFEISKEL; this is translated from the coding sequence ATGGCAAAAATAGCAAAAAATGCTACAATAATCGGCAAGGTTATTTTTGAAGAGGATGTAAATATATGGTATGGCGCCGTTATTCGTGCAGATATGAATACAATTACTATTAAAAAGAACTCAAATGTTCAAGATAATTGTGTTGTACATTGTTCTAAAGATTATCCTACCACAATTGGTGAAGGCGTTTCTGTAGGTCATTGTGCGGTAATTCACGGATGTACAATAGGTAACAATGTATTGGTCGGTATGAATGCTACGGTTTTAAATGGTGCCAAAATAGGAGATAATTGTATAATTGGTGCAAATGCTTTAGTTCCTCAAAATAAAGAAATTCCTGCAAATAGCTTAGTGATGGGAGTTCCTGCTAAAGTTATTAGGGAATTAACTGACGAAGAAGTATTTTCTATTAAGAAAAATGCTGAACAATATTTTGAAATATCAAAAGAATTATAA
- the fni gene encoding type 2 isopentenyl-diphosphate Delta-isomerase produces the protein MNNYDIEYRKLEHLIVCEHCNVEYKKGTLLNNVELVHKGISKSSLEDIDTSIELFGKKLDAPIIVAGITGGHAIAKEINKNIAIAVEEMNLGMGLGSQRAAIVKKGLEDTYSVVRDYTSSLIIGNLGAVNFMKDNWNYETVKKAVDIIDADAMAIHFNPLQEAIQPEGDTDFRNLDYLSGVINDYKKYFGNMPFIAKQVGEGFCQNDGLYLNNLGFDAIDVGGSGGTSWSAVEYYRVKDEEHKNLSEKYLEWGIPTAASILDVRKEFSKPLIATGGIRSGVDIAKSLALGADCCGIALPVLKAAMKSPEEVVKLFESLIKELKITMFLTGCNNIKELNSARYIIKGELKNWID, from the coding sequence ATGAATAATTATGATATTGAATATAGAAAACTAGAACACTTAATAGTTTGTGAACATTGTAATGTAGAATACAAAAAAGGAACTCTCTTAAATAATGTGGAATTAGTTCATAAGGGGATATCTAAAAGTTCTTTAGAAGATATAGATACTTCTATAGAGTTATTTGGAAAAAAATTAGATGCACCTATAATAGTCGCTGGAATAACTGGTGGACATGCAATTGCGAAGGAAATTAATAAAAACATTGCAATTGCGGTTGAAGAAATGAATTTAGGTATGGGCTTAGGTTCTCAAAGAGCTGCTATCGTTAAAAAAGGATTGGAAGATACTTATTCGGTAGTTAGGGATTATACATCTTCACTAATTATTGGAAATTTGGGTGCAGTTAATTTTATGAAAGATAATTGGAATTATGAGACTGTAAAAAAAGCAGTCGATATAATAGATGCAGACGCAATGGCCATACATTTTAACCCTCTTCAAGAGGCAATACAACCTGAAGGGGATACGGATTTTAGGAATTTGGACTATTTATCTGGCGTAATTAATGATTATAAGAAGTATTTTGGAAATATGCCATTCATCGCAAAACAAGTTGGTGAAGGTTTTTGTCAAAATGATGGATTATATTTAAATAATTTAGGATTTGACGCTATAGATGTAGGTGGAAGTGGTGGCACATCATGGTCTGCAGTTGAATATTATCGAGTAAAAGATGAAGAACATAAAAATTTATCTGAGAAATATTTGGAATGGGGAATACCTACTGCGGCTTCGATATTAGATGTTAGGAAAGAATTTTCTAAGCCATTAATTGCCACAGGTGGTATTAGGTCAGGTGTGGATATTGCTAAATCTTTAGCTTTGGGTGCAGATTGTTGTGGTATTGCACTACCTGTATTAAAAGCAGCGATGAAATCCCCTGAAGAAGTTGTTAAATTATTTGAAAGTTTAATTAAGGAACTTAAAATAACTATGTTCTTAACAGGATGTAATAATATAAAAGAATTAAATTCTGCAAGATATATTATAAAAGGAGAGTTAAAAAATTGGATTGATTAA
- the cofH gene encoding 5-amino-6-(D-ribitylamino)uracil--L-tyrosine 4-hydroxyphenyl transferase CofH produces the protein MDYEIFKERDISKKEAVELLKNPENFYDTLKLADDLRKNICGDVVTYVNNANIYYTNMCEGNCKFCAFPHEKGVIDKYYMTPSEIAEKALWAKNNGATEVTLMGGVIREIDTYMQAEIIKKIIEKTGYIDTHAYSPYEILIGAESAGLDIKEAVAVLKEAGLHTVPGAAAEILDDEVRQVICPNKICVKDWVKVIKELHKQGIKTSSTIMYGHVEKPEHIVNHLFLIKEIQEETKGFTEMILMSYLHKNTPLYASGIVSGGASGDYDLLVTALSRIILKDTIPNIQAPWVKLGIKLTQLSLHCGANDVGGTLMGDEVSEAAGADEVSMTKEELRNAILAVHKVPKERSTLYDILD, from the coding sequence ATGGATTATGAAATCTTTAAAGAAAGAGATATATCTAAAAAAGAAGCCGTTGAGTTATTAAAAAACCCGGAAAACTTTTATGATACGTTAAAATTAGCAGATGATTTAAGAAAAAATATTTGTGGCGATGTAGTAACTTATGTAAACAATGCAAATATCTACTACACAAATATGTGTGAAGGCAATTGTAAATTTTGTGCATTCCCTCATGAAAAAGGAGTTATCGATAAATATTATATGACACCTTCTGAAATAGCAGAAAAAGCCCTTTGGGCAAAAAATAATGGTGCTACAGAAGTAACACTTATGGGTGGCGTAATAAGAGAAATAGATACATATATGCAAGCGGAAATAATTAAAAAAATTATTGAAAAAACAGGATATATTGACACGCACGCTTATTCGCCATATGAGATACTTATTGGTGCAGAAAGTGCAGGTCTTGATATTAAAGAAGCCGTTGCTGTATTAAAAGAAGCAGGATTGCATACAGTACCAGGAGCGGCTGCTGAAATATTGGATGATGAAGTAAGACAAGTAATATGCCCAAATAAGATATGCGTTAAAGATTGGGTAAAGGTAATCAAAGAATTACATAAACAAGGAATAAAAACTTCATCTACAATAATGTATGGACACGTTGAAAAACCAGAACATATTGTAAATCATTTGTTCTTAATAAAAGAAATACAAGAAGAAACAAAAGGCTTTACAGAAATGATACTAATGTCATATTTACATAAAAATACCCCCTTATATGCATCAGGTATTGTTTCAGGAGGCGCTTCAGGAGATTATGATTTGTTAGTTACTGCATTATCGAGGATAATTTTAAAAGATACAATACCTAATATTCAAGCTCCTTGGGTAAAATTAGGTATTAAATTAACACAGCTTAGCTTACATTGTGGTGCAAATGATGTTGGCGGTACACTCATGGGTGATGAAGTAAGTGAAGCTGCAGGTGCTGATGAAGTTTCAATGACTAAAGAAGAATTAAGAAATGCAATATTAGCAGTTCATAAAGTTCCAAAAGAAAGAAGTACATTATATGATATTTTAGATTAA
- a CDS encoding TIGR04013 family B12-binding domain/radical SAM domain-containing protein, translating into MIGYRLTSKNKYSISKLYPLTKGNLFNNLDELIYELKESEKEKNKSNCFKIVNSKDIIIYSFMSLQKSIVLQELNILRKNFKNIVLIAGGPHASGAPEDTLKMGFDYVIIGEGEISLPDLVNKIENNQKIENRIIKGVPIDSFEGYDKIYPLAPIEITRGCPYNCRFCQTPQIFGKNIRHRKIDDIVKIVKNMKDIRFVTPNALSYGSKYATKPNLEKLEELLKKLSEFKERLFLGTFPSEVRPEFINEETLNLILTYCDNKYLHFGAQSGCDEMLKYIRRGHTVNDVLNAIDLCKKNKLMPKVDFIFGFPNETIENRLKSIELMKYIIKKNGTVHAHYFMPLPGTYFEKEKPTELDKETIKILGSMAKKGQISGSWSHQYDSTKKINK; encoded by the coding sequence ATGATTGGATATCGACTAACTTCAAAAAATAAATATAGTATTTCAAAATTATATCCATTAACTAAAGGAAATTTATTCAATAATTTAGATGAATTAATATATGAATTAAAAGAATCTGAAAAAGAAAAAAATAAATCAAATTGTTTTAAAATAGTAAATTCTAAAGATATTATAATCTATTCATTTATGTCATTGCAAAAATCAATCGTTTTACAAGAATTAAATATTTTACGAAAAAATTTTAAAAACATTGTTTTAATAGCTGGTGGACCACATGCTTCAGGTGCTCCGGAAGATACATTGAAAATGGGCTTTGATTATGTTATTATTGGAGAAGGTGAAATATCATTACCTGATTTAGTAAATAAAATAGAAAATAATCAAAAAATAGAAAATAGAATTATAAAAGGCGTACCTATTGATTCTTTTGAAGGTTATGATAAAATATACCCCTTAGCACCCATTGAAATAACAAGAGGTTGCCCCTATAATTGTAGATTTTGTCAAACTCCCCAAATATTCGGAAAAAATATACGGCATAGGAAAATTGATGATATCGTAAAAATTGTAAAAAATATGAAAGATATAAGGTTCGTAACACCCAATGCATTATCTTATGGTTCTAAGTATGCGACAAAACCAAATCTTGAAAAACTTGAAGAATTACTAAAAAAACTTTCGGAATTTAAAGAACGTTTATTTTTAGGTACTTTTCCCTCAGAAGTTAGACCTGAATTTATAAATGAAGAAACTCTAAATTTAATATTAACGTATTGTGATAACAAATATTTACACTTCGGGGCGCAAAGTGGTTGCGATGAAATGCTAAAATATATCAGAAGAGGTCATACAGTAAATGATGTATTAAATGCTATTGATTTATGTAAAAAAAATAAATTAATGCCCAAAGTGGATTTTATATTTGGATTTCCCAATGAAACTATCGAAAATAGATTAAAAAGTATTGAATTAATGAAATATATAATAAAAAAGAATGGAACAGTCCACGCACATTATTTTATGCCATTACCTGGAACTTATTTTGAAAAAGAAAAACCAACAGAGTTAGATAAAGAAACTATTAAAATATTGGGTAGTATGGCAAAAAAAGGTCAAATTAGTGGCTCTTGGAGTCATCAGTATGATTCAACGAAAAAAATAAATAAATAA
- a CDS encoding RNase J family beta-CASP ribonuclease, protein MQLEVVAIGGYEEVGRNMTAVNIDGEIIIFDMGIRLDRIMIHEDTDISKMHSLNLIEMGVIPDDTVMKNIEGEVKAIVLTHGHLDHIGAVTKLAHRYNAPVIGTPYTLELVKREILSEKKFDVRNPLITLDNGNKLEITPNITLEFVKITHSIPDSTMAVLHTPYGAVVYANDFKFDNFPVVGEKPDYKSIKKVGKQGVVAMISESTRVGYEGKTPSEGVAASLLKNDLLGTDNDKNAVVVTTFSSHIARIKSLTDIAVKMGRTPVLVGRSMAKYCGIAQDIGIVKFPKETKICWDPSSIDKTLNTIMKDGKENYMMIVTGHQGEEGAVLSRMITNKTAFKFEKYDQVVFSADVIPNPMNSAQRYLLEARLKLAGVRLFKGAHVSGHAAKEDHRDILRWLNPEHLIPSHGDFNLTSEYAKLAEEEGYRLGDDVHLLRNGQSLKFERVI, encoded by the coding sequence TTGCAATTAGAAGTGGTTGCCATAGGAGGCTATGAAGAAGTCGGTAGAAATATGACTGCAGTTAACATCGATGGAGAGATTATCATATTTGATATGGGTATTAGATTAGATAGGATAATGATTCACGAAGATACTGATATTTCAAAGATGCATAGCTTAAATTTAATTGAAATGGGTGTAATACCTGACGATACAGTAATGAAAAACATAGAAGGTGAGGTTAAAGCAATAGTTTTAACTCACGGACACTTGGACCACATTGGGGCAGTGACTAAATTAGCACATAGATATAATGCTCCAGTAATTGGTACGCCATATACTTTGGAATTGGTTAAAAGAGAAATTTTAAGTGAAAAGAAATTTGATGTTAGAAATCCATTAATTACATTAGATAATGGTAATAAATTAGAAATAACTCCAAATATTACTTTAGAATTTGTAAAAATAACCCACAGTATACCAGATTCAACAATGGCAGTATTGCACACACCATATGGTGCAGTAGTTTATGCTAATGATTTCAAATTTGATAATTTCCCAGTAGTTGGTGAAAAACCAGATTACAAGTCTATTAAAAAAGTTGGAAAGCAAGGCGTAGTTGCAATGATTTCTGAAAGTACTCGTGTAGGTTATGAAGGAAAAACTCCTTCTGAGGGCGTTGCAGCAAGTTTATTGAAAAATGATTTATTGGGTACCGATAATGATAAAAATGCAGTCGTAGTAACTACATTTTCCTCACACATTGCCAGAATTAAATCTTTAACTGACATAGCTGTTAAAATGGGTAGAACACCCGTTTTAGTGGGTAGGTCAATGGCAAAATATTGTGGAATTGCCCAAGACATTGGCATTGTAAAATTCCCTAAGGAAACTAAAATATGTTGGGATCCGTCATCAATCGATAAAACACTTAATACAATCATGAAAGATGGTAAAGAAAATTATATGATGATTGTTACAGGACACCAAGGTGAAGAAGGTGCGGTTTTATCAAGAATGATTACTAATAAAACAGCTTTTAAATTTGAAAAATATGACCAGGTTGTATTTTCTGCAGATGTGATTCCTAACCCTATGAATTCGGCACAAAGATATTTATTAGAAGCTCGTTTAAAGCTTGCAGGTGTTAGACTTTTCAAAGGTGCACACGTATCAGGACACGCAGCAAAAGAAGACCATAGGGATATATTAAGATGGTTAAATCCAGAACATTTAATCCCTTCACACGGTGATTTTAACTTAACTTCTGAATATGCAAAATTAGCTGAAGAAGAAGGTTATAGATTAGGTGATGACGTTCATTTACTTAGAAATGGTCAAAGTTTGAAATTTGAAAGGGTAATTTAA
- the hisE gene encoding phosphoribosyl-ATP diphosphatase: MESTQNVIKEVYKVIQSRMVEKPESSYVVSLATDGKKSSVNKICEKIGEESAEVILAAKDNDKSEIIYESADLIFHTLVLLSKFEISYEELEEEFKKRMK; this comes from the coding sequence ATGGAATCAACCCAAAATGTTATTAAAGAAGTGTATAAAGTAATTCAAAGTAGAATGGTTGAAAAACCAGAAAGCTCCTATGTAGTTAGCTTAGCTACAGATGGTAAAAAAAGTTCAGTAAATAAAATCTGTGAAAAAATAGGTGAGGAATCAGCAGAGGTTATTTTGGCTGCTAAAGATAATGATAAGTCTGAAATAATCTATGAATCAGCAGATTTGATATTCCACACTTTAGTTTTACTTTCTAAATTTGAAATATCTTACGAAGAACTCGAAGAAGAGTTTAAGAAAAGAATGAAATAA
- a CDS encoding polyprenyl synthetase family protein, whose protein sequence is MFNEEILNSMSKELEKYFEKDSNLYNASKHLLLAGGKRIRPYLSIMAYNLKKDGLDEIMAPALSVELIHNYTLVHDDIMDNDDERRGKPTVHKVYGEPIAILAGDLLYAKAFEALSTIDDSIKAHKVLKILSKACVEVCEGQTDDMEFETTFPTMEQYVNMISKKTGALIEAPILIGAIMADCTMEETEALYQYSKRIGINFQIQDDILDLIGDQKTIGKPVGSDILSGKKTMMVIHALDTLSNDKKERLLQILGNENAKSEEITEAIGLLSNSIEYAKNLMNESTIEAKEFLKIFDENRRKPLEDIADFIVSRIM, encoded by the coding sequence ATGTTTAATGAAGAAATTTTAAATAGTATGTCTAAAGAGCTTGAAAAATATTTTGAAAAGGATTCTAATTTATATAATGCGTCAAAACATTTATTATTGGCAGGGGGTAAGAGAATAAGACCTTATTTGTCAATAATGGCGTATAATCTTAAAAAAGATGGTCTTGACGAGATAATGGCTCCAGCTTTATCAGTGGAGTTAATCCATAATTATACGTTAGTTCATGATGACATTATGGATAATGACGATGAAAGGAGGGGCAAACCCACCGTTCATAAGGTATATGGCGAACCTATCGCAATATTAGCAGGCGACTTATTATATGCAAAAGCATTTGAGGCTTTATCTACAATTGATGATAGTATAAAGGCCCATAAAGTTTTGAAAATTTTATCAAAAGCATGTGTTGAAGTTTGTGAGGGTCAAACTGACGATATGGAATTTGAAACTACATTTCCAACAATGGAGCAATATGTTAATATGATTTCTAAAAAAACAGGAGCTTTGATTGAAGCACCTATATTAATTGGAGCAATAATGGCGGATTGCACTATGGAAGAAACAGAAGCTCTTTATCAATATTCAAAAAGAATTGGAATTAATTTCCAAATTCAAGATGATATTTTGGATTTAATTGGGGACCAAAAAACAATTGGAAAACCTGTGGGTAGTGATATATTAAGTGGTAAAAAAACTATGATGGTAATTCACGCTTTAGATACTCTTTCAAATGATAAAAAAGAAAGATTATTACAAATATTAGGAAATGAGAATGCAAAAAGTGAAGAAATAACTGAAGCAATAGGTCTATTAAGTAATTCAATAGAATATGCCAAAAATTTAATGAATGAATCAACAATCGAAGCTAAGGAATTCTTAAAAATATTTGATGAAAATAGAAGGAAGCCTTTAGAAGATATTGCAGACTTCATTGTTTCAAGAATTATGTAA
- a CDS encoding CBS domain-containing protein gives MDLTIVQKEILQELILIYKQKNKAVKGTEIAKNLSRNPGTIRNQMQALRALGLVDGVPGPKGGYIPTSDTYRSLGLELDEKIKIPIYKGDKKIKNVNVTQIIFDTVTQEKSCSSKIYINGDTKQFSEGDLVRVGPTLHNKIVIMGNIVGRDDINHILLIDVLGVISVPNIDVGSISLKENLIIMDSGKTVRDAAKLLAENSISGIPIIKNGKLKGIVSLHDIAKALVQNKENEKIDAIMTKDIWTINQYEKIYDALVKMETENIGRLVVVDDSENIVGMLTRTDILNLIEGTIYPKLIEF, from the coding sequence TTGGATCTTACGATTGTTCAGAAGGAAATTTTACAGGAATTAATTTTAATATATAAACAAAAAAATAAAGCAGTCAAAGGAACTGAAATTGCTAAAAACCTAAGTAGGAATCCTGGTACCATAAGAAATCAGATGCAAGCTTTAAGAGCCTTGGGATTAGTTGATGGAGTACCGGGTCCAAAAGGTGGGTATATACCTACAAGCGATACATATCGGTCATTAGGATTAGAATTAGATGAAAAAATAAAGATTCCAATATATAAAGGGGATAAAAAAATAAAAAACGTAAATGTTACACAAATCATATTTGATACAGTAACACAAGAAAAATCTTGTTCTTCTAAAATTTATATAAATGGAGATACCAAACAGTTTTCAGAAGGGGATTTGGTCAGAGTTGGACCTACATTACATAATAAAATTGTAATTATGGGAAATATTGTAGGGAGGGATGATATAAACCATATTTTACTAATAGACGTTTTAGGAGTTATCAGTGTCCCAAATATCGACGTTGGAAGTATAAGTTTAAAAGAAAACTTAATAATTATGGATTCGGGAAAGACTGTACGAGATGCTGCTAAATTATTAGCAGAAAATAGTATTAGTGGTATTCCCATAATAAAAAATGGAAAATTAAAAGGTATTGTTAGTTTACACGATATTGCAAAGGCATTAGTTCAAAATAAAGAAAATGAAAAGATAGATGCTATAATGACTAAAGATATATGGACTATTAACCAGTATGAAAAAATATATGATGCCTTGGTTAAAATGGAAACAGAAAATATTGGAAGGTTGGTCGTTGTAGATGATAGTGAAAATATTGTGGGCATGTTAACAAGAACTGATATTCTAAATTTAATAGAGGGTACTATCTACCCAAAACTAATAGAATTTTAA
- the ribH gene encoding 6,7-dimethyl-8-ribityllumazine synthase gives MDKISIGMVIAEFNRDITFMMEKLAEEHAEFLGADITCKIMVPGAYDMPLAIQKMLEKDDIDAVVTIGCVIEGDTEHDEIVVQNAARKITDLSLDYNKPVALGISGPGMTRLQAEERIDYGKRAVESAVKMVRRLNKL, from the coding sequence ATGGATAAAATTAGTATTGGAATGGTAATCGCTGAATTTAACAGAGATATTACATTTATGATGGAAAAATTGGCAGAAGAACATGCTGAGTTCTTAGGTGCAGATATAACCTGTAAAATAATGGTTCCTGGGGCTTATGATATGCCACTAGCAATACAAAAAATGCTTGAAAAGGACGATATAGATGCAGTTGTTACAATTGGTTGTGTTATTGAAGGAGATACTGAACACGACGAAATTGTAGTTCAAAATGCAGCAAGAAAAATAACTGATTTATCCTTAGATTATAATAAACCAGTAGCTTTAGGTATTTCAGGTCCTGGAATGACAAGATTACAAGCTGAAGAAAGAATTGATTATGGTAAAAGAGCAGTTGAATCTGCAGTTAAAATGGTTAGAAGACTCAATAAATTATAA